CTCCCCAGGCCGTCGCCCCGTATCTGGGCCACGCCCTCGACCAGGCGGAGGAGCAGATTGGGGCGGTCTTAGCCGCTCCCGGGACCTGGCTCGTACCGGAGGTGCTTCCGAGGGCCAGGAGTATCTTGACGGGCCTCGCCGACTGGATAGCCAAGAACCTGCCGATCCTGATGGCCCAGTTCGGCGTCGCCATCCTCCTCACCTACTACCTCCTCGTCGACGGCGCGGGCTCGATAGAGAAGTTTCTGGGTCTATTGCCCGAGAGGGCGATAGTACGCCGTTTCCTCACGGAGCTGAACGCCATCTACAACAGCCTCTTCAACGTCTACCTGATAAACAGCTTCCTCACGGGTCTGATCGCCGCCTTCGTCTACCTCTTCATCGGCGTCCCCTACCCCTTCCTCTGGGGGATGGTCACGGCGGTCTTCGCCCTGATGCCCCTCATCGGGACGAGCGCCGTCTACGTCCCCATGGCCCTCTACTACCTGATCTTCCAGGATTACCTCAGGGTGGCGGCTCTTCTTATCCTGGGGACGGTATTTCTGAACGTATTTCCCGAGAACATCATGCGGCCTGCCCTCGCCAAGGCCGGGGCCGCGATCCATCCGGCAATTACCCTCCTCGCCTTCGCGGCGCCGATATTCGCCATCGGTGTTATGGGGGTGATCGTGGGGCCGGCCCTATACGGCTTCGTCCTCGCCGCCTACCGGACACGCCTCTCGATCATGGAGGAGGAGGCGGGATTGGTGCCGACTCCGCGACGTCCCAAGCCCCCGTCAGGAGGGGCCGTCGAGGGGCTCCGCCGCCTCGGCCGGAGGGCGAGGGGCTTCCTCTCCAGGGGGAAGCCCTGAACCCCGTCGGTGGGGTACCTTCAAATTATGACGAACATGTCTGTACCGGCTGGGCCGCAATACCCCGGATTCCGGGGTCGCCACTTCGGCACCTTTAAAGCCTTTCGGAGCGGAATAAGATCTTGGACCGGGGGCTATAGATGACCGAAAGGGCTGAAGAGGGCGCTGGGATTGAGGAGGGGTCGGAGGCGATGGAAGGCCTTCTAACCAGAAGGCAGGTGGCTGTCCTGAAGCTGAGGCGGCAGGGCCTCTCTCAGCAGGAGGTGGCGGAGATCCTGGGGACGACCAGGTCCAACGTCAGCATCCTCGAGAAGCGGGCCCACCAGAACGTCTCCCGGGCCCGGGCCACCCTGAGGGACTGGAGGATGATCCAGGCCCCCGTCTCCCTCACCGTCCCCGCCGGGACGGATCTCTTCGACCTTCCGGGGCTGGTCTTCCGGGAGGCGGACAGGGCGGGGATAAAGCTCGATATAGGCTCCGTCGAGATCGTCGTCCAGGTCAGGGAGAAGGCGCCGGAGGCGTTGAAGAAGAGGGTCACCGTCCGGGACCTGGAGGTGGCCATCACCGAGGACGGCCTCGTCCTCGTCTCGGAACCTCTGGCTGCATAGGTCCGACTGATCCATGGGAGTTTGATGATATATGGCCAGGACGCTATCAGATAAGGATCTCTCAATCCTCAAGAAGCTAGCCCCGGAGTGCGCGGATACCACCTGCTCGGGTTCGGGATTTCATTACCAGTCGATCCTACCTCCAGTCTCAAACCACTACGCCCTCGACGACGACGACTTCGAAGAGAGGCTGAAGAGGCTGGACCTCTTTGAGCTCCGGTACTTGGCGGAGGTGATCCTCGACGGCTCCGAGAGCCTCTGCTGCGTCCAGCCCGAGCACGCCGAGATCCTGGCGAGGCTCCTCTCCGAGAGGGTCTCCGAAGATTTGGGCAAGAGGGTTATGGCCTTCTACACGGCGGCAGGGGAGGGCAGCTATTGAGGGGCGATTTCGTCGTGGTATTGACCACCGCCCCCCCCAACGGCTCCGGGAGGCTCGCCCGGCTGATCGTCGGGGAGGGGCTCGCCGCCTGCGTCAACATCTCCCAGGTCCGGTCCACCTACCTCTGGGAGGGCGAGGTGAAGGAGGAGGCGGAGGACCTCCTCATCATCAAGACGATGAAGGAGAAGTTGGAGCCCCTCGCCTCCAGGATCCGGGAGGTCCACCCCTACGACCTCCCCGAGATCATCGCCCTCCCGATAAGGGGTGGGGACGATGGCTACCTGGACTGGGTATCCAGGTCGGTGGGAGGGCCGATCCCTCCCAAGGAGTAGTTTGAGGGGCCGATCCCCTCAGGCCCTCCTGAGGAGCTCGGCCGCCTCCTCGAGCTCTTCGTCCTCCTTCAGCCTCG
The sequence above is drawn from the Methanothrix harundinacea 6Ac genome and encodes:
- a CDS encoding AI-2E family transporter; this translates as MTTMNRFYWMAGAILIAAVAGVFYVTQNFITTILLSFFFAYVLHPFHLRLYALTRRRRVSALLSISIVFLIFLVFVLSVINALTTEVLELSKNQDYFDEAASKFADQTAGDFFDWTRGLAVERSPQAVAPYLGHALDQAEEQIGAVLAAPGTWLVPEVLPRARSILTGLADWIAKNLPILMAQFGVAILLTYYLLVDGAGSIEKFLGLLPERAIVRRFLTELNAIYNSLFNVYLINSFLTGLIAAFVYLFIGVPYPFLWGMVTAVFALMPLIGTSAVYVPMALYYLIFQDYLRVAALLILGTVFLNVFPENIMRPALAKAGAAIHPAITLLAFAAPIFAIGVMGVIVGPALYGFVLAAYRTRLSIMEEEAGLVPTPRRPKPPSGGAVEGLRRLGRRARGFLSRGKP
- a CDS encoding Tfx family DNA-binding protein, translated to MTERAEEGAGIEEGSEAMEGLLTRRQVAVLKLRRQGLSQQEVAEILGTTRSNVSILEKRAHQNVSRARATLRDWRMIQAPVSLTVPAGTDLFDLPGLVFREADRAGIKLDIGSVEIVVQVREKAPEALKKRVTVRDLEVAITEDGLVLVSEPLAA
- the cutA gene encoding divalent-cation tolerance protein CutA encodes the protein MRGDFVVVLTTAPPNGSGRLARLIVGEGLAACVNISQVRSTYLWEGEVKEEAEDLLIIKTMKEKLEPLASRIREVHPYDLPEIIALPIRGGDDGYLDWVSRSVGGPIPPKE